ACCGGCCCAGCTCGTAACCCCCGTATTTCTCCTCAATGGCATTATGCGTAAAACCCAGCTCCCAGACCTTGTCCAGAAGATCAGACGGCAGCTCGGCCTCCTCGTCACAATCCCTAGCAATCTCCCGAAGCTCATTCTGAGCAAACTTCCGCATCATGTCCTGTATCTGCTGTTGATCCTCATCCAAAGTGAATTCAGCCATCTAACTTCCTCCTTGATTTTTCTCTTCTTCCCTGTCTCACAGGGTTGAAAAATATAAAACGATATACTCCTTTTTCACCAGCCATAAATTATGGTTGATTTCAAAATTAAAGGCAAGAAAAAGATGTTTTTTATAAGGGAAATCCAGGTCATTGGCTTTAAAAATAATAAGAAGCAGGTTGACAAATCATACAGCTCATGATTAATGAAACCCTGGGAGGTGAGGAGAAAGTAATGCCAATTTATGAATTTCGTTGTCTGGCCTGTAATGAAATCTTTGAACTTCTCTTCAGGTCCGATAATGACGAGCAGGAGATGAAGTGCCCGCATT
This DNA window, taken from Deltaproteobacteria bacterium, encodes the following:
- a CDS encoding acyl-CoA dehydrogenase family protein, with product MAEFTLDEDQQQIQDMMRKFAQNELREIARDCDEEAELPSDLLDKVWELGFTHNAIEEKYGGYELGR